In Hippoglossus stenolepis isolate QCI-W04-F060 chromosome 20, HSTE1.2, whole genome shotgun sequence, the following are encoded in one genomic region:
- the ufl1 gene encoding E3 UFM1-protein ligase 1: protein MAADWEEIRRLAADFQRAQFADTVQRLSERNCIEIITKLVQDKKLDVVHTLDGKEYITPAQISREIRDELYVHGGRVNIVDLQQILNVDWVHVENRASDIVKSDRDVQLILGQLIDDSYLNRLAEEVNDKLQEAGLISIAELCKSYDLPGDFLSEELSKRLGKLIQGEMDQYNKGVIFTPAFVARHKARIRGLFSAITRPTPVSSMIGAFGFQEHLLYTVLEELVNTGRLKGSVVGGRQDKAVYIPDIYSKTQNSWVDSFLQQNGYLEFDALIRLGIPDPPSYIRKRFKSNKLLFLRAACVGQTLVDQVEASVEEAVSSATWTDIQPILPSCLSMEDVGILINQAMRNTDVQSSARVLGGTVVVSEKFISNCLSLFDDAMQQKAQKEVKNNPVFLITEDDLKQSSMTDNSAPSKKEKREAERRKKATEGSGSVKSGGGGNAREIRIRKTKKKGRRDEDSDEENGPSQQNRSRQTEAPFMAPEEIVAVLEQRVSDCPEEILSELAENLVRPLMKAYQEVLRAVFMSSTSSPSGANKKKSMKDLQEEITNLYNNIRLFEKGTKFFADDTQVNIAKHVLKTVCTDVTNILVNFLGADMMMSVENPGSITNEVRVKILGKLSVETKGPLMKLHNCLIGKTIEDFLTNIETSAEVCGFMLKKGDKKKERQALFLHRQALTEQLKETEDPALVLHLTSVLLFQANTQCMLHAPGRCVPQIIGILTGRIPTEQQQLLSAYQSLVVKQLVSQSQGRKQEEAEVEADKVEEQEEEARSVRSQLMTLAPQVKELVLSQRKTSVNED, encoded by the exons ATGGCGGCCGACTGGGAAGAAATTCGCCGGCTCGCCGCGGACTTCCAGAGAGCTCAGTTTGCTGACACGGTGCAAAG GCTGTCCGAGAGGAACTGTATCGAGATCATCACAAAACTGGTTCAGGACAAGAAGCTGGATGTGGTACACACGCTCGATGGGAAAGAGTACATCACCCCGGCACAGATCAGCAGAGAGATCCGAGATGAGCTGTACGTGCATGGAG GGCGAGTCAACATCGTCGACCTCCAGCAG ATTCTCAATGTGGACTGGGTCCATGTTGAAAACAGAGCGAGTGACATCGTGAAGTCTGATAGAGACGTTCAGCTCATACTGGGACAACTCATTGATGA CTCGTACCTGAACCGTTTAGCTGAGGAGGTGAACGACAAACTGCAGGAGGCTGGTCTGATCAGTATTGCAGAACTTTGCAAAAGTTATGATCTCCCCGGAGATTTCTTATCTGAG GAGTTGTCGAAGCGTCTTGGGAAGCTTATCCAAGGAGAAATGGACCAGTACAACAAGGGAGTCATATTCACTCCAGCTTTTGTTGCTCGACACAAAGCCAGAATACGAGGGCTCTTCAGCGCCATCACAAG GCCGACACCTGTGAGCAGCATGATCGGAGCTTTTGGATTTCAGGAACACCTTCTGTACA cTGTCCTGGAGGAGTTGGTGAATACTGGACGTCTGAAAGGAAGCGTGGTTGGAGGGAGACAGGACAAAGCTGTGTACATCCCCGATATTTACTCCAAAACGCAGAATTCCTGGGTGGACTCCTTCCTCCAGCAGAACGGATATTTAG AGTTCGACGCGTTGATCAGGCTGGGGATCCCCGACCCCCCCAGCTACATCAGAAAACGCTTCAAGTCCAACAAGCTGCTGTTCCTCAGGGCCGCCTGTGTGGGTCAGACTCTGGTCGACCAGGTGGAGGCCTCTGTGGAGGAAGCTGTCAGCTCTGCCACGTGGACTGACATACAG CCGATTCTGCCCAGCTGCCTGTCGATGGAGGACGTTGGGATCCTGATCAACCAGGCTATGAGAAATACTGATGTCCAGTCTTCTGCCAGAGTACTGGGAGGCACGGTGGTCGTCAGTGAGAAATTCATCAGCAACTGCCTGTCGTTATTTGACGATGCCATGCAGCAGAAAGCTCAGAAG GAAGTCAAGAACAACCCTGTGTTTCTGATAACTGAGGATGATCTGAAGCAATCGTCTATGACAGACAACTCGGCTCcgtcaaaaaaggaaaagagagaagctgAACGCAGGAAGAAGGCGACAG aggGCAGTGGCAGTGTGAAATCAGGCGGAGGAGGCAACGCCAGGGAAATCCGTATTCGTAAAACCAAGAAGAAAGGCAGGAGAGACGAGGACAGTGATGAGGAAAACGGACCTTCACAGCAAA ATCGCAGCAGACAGACTGAGGCCCCCTTTATGGCCCCGGAGGAGATCGTGGCTGTTTTAGAGCAGAGAGTGAGTGACTGCCCTGAAGAAATCCTCTCTGAGCTGGCAGAGAATTTAGTGAG GCCTCTCATGAAAGCCTATCAGGAGGTGCTGCGAGCAGTGTTCATGTCCTCCACCAGCTCTCCATCAGGGGCCAACAAGAAGAAGAGCATGAAGgatctgcaggaggagatcaCCAACCTGTACAACAACATCCGACTCTTTGAAAAGGGCACCAAGTTCTTCGCTG atgacacacaggTCAACATTGCAAAGCACGTCCTGAAGACTGTGTGCACAGACGTCACCAACATCCTGGTGAACTTCCTGGGTGCTGACATGATGATGTCTGTGGAGAACCCAGGCTCCATCACCAACGAG GTCAGAGTGAAGATTCTGGGCAAACTGTCAGTGGAGACTAAAGGACCTCTCATGAAGCTGCACAACTGTCTGATTGGCAAA ACGATTGAAGACTTTCTGACCAACATAGAGACTTCTGCTGAAGTGTGTGGATTCATGCTGAAGAAGGGAGACAAGAAAAAGGAGag acagGCCCTGTTCCTGCACCGTCAGGCCCTCACCGAGCAGCTCAAGGAAACGGAGGACCCGGCTCTGGTTCTCCATCTGACCAGTGTGCTGCTGTTTCAGGCCAACACCCAGTGCATGCTGCACGCTCCGGGACGCTGCGTGCCTCAGATCATCGGCATTCTCACAGGCCGAATACCTACA gagcagcagcagctgctgtcgGCCTACCAGAGCCTGGTGGTGAAGCAGCTGGTGAGCCAGAGTCAgggcaggaaacaggaggaggcagaggtcGAGGCTGAcaaggtggaggagcaggaggaggaggcccggAGCGTCCGCTCACAGCTTATGACCCTGGCACCTCAGGTGAAGGAGCTGGTGCTGTcccagaggaaaacatctgtcAACGAGGACTGA